A single region of the Triticum dicoccoides isolate Atlit2015 ecotype Zavitan chromosome 2B, WEW_v2.0, whole genome shotgun sequence genome encodes:
- the LOC119362771 gene encoding pentatricopeptide repeat-containing protein At4g20740-like, with amino-acid sequence MTSPLSPAGPADRRRRHTIYHGHRRASPYRPTVHGGLITHLRATSPGPRSSPSPSPAATTARFHLPDWDPSSPSHSPRSSPTPSHSTSASSRRLSPLARFLLDALRRHQRWGPPVVADLSKLRRVPPTLVAEVLSAHPPPPPPLALPFFHWAGRQKGFRHCFPAFHALASLLSAAGLPAAADQLPDLIRSHGKPVSHPQLTLLVRLHTAARRPLRALYTLRRFRHEFSVQPQVHVCNRVLGALTAAGHVEDALKLFDEMAESGIRPMPVTFAIIVRALGQEGMAERILEMIGRMRDDVCRPDVFVYTALVKTMVRRGHMEGCIRVWEEMGRDGVEPDTMAYATMVEGLCNAGIVEKAAKLFEEMRRKGLLVDRIVYASLVHGYVAAGRVGDGCRILKEMVDAGYRADLKTYNILIGGLCGIGREDKAHKMFQIVLQEELVPSSETVSQLLVCYADKGEMVKFFGLVDKLVELSLPAVEFLADFLRLFACKDGRELKTLELFTTLRQKGYFSVNIYNILIENLLKIKERKKALLLFEEMKASDDCEPESCTYSLMIPCFVDEGNIEEACSCYNSMMKAEWIPSLSAYRSLVKGLCKIGEINAAVSLVSDCLGNVENGPMEFKYTLTVIEACRSKDPEKVMKVVVEMIELGYLIEELIFSAVIYGFCKYATSTGAREVFSVMRDRDIISEANFIVYEDMLNEHLKKVTADLVISGLKFFNLESKLKWRSRID; translated from the coding sequence ATGACCTCTCCGTTATCCCCTGCCGGTCCGGCTGACCGCCGCCGCAGGCACACGATCTACCATGGCCACCGCCGCGCGTCCCCGTACCGCCCCACCGTCCATGGCGGTCTCATCACCCACCTCCGCGCCACCTCTCCTGGACCccgctcctccccctccccttcgCCCGCCGCAACCACCGCCCGTTTCCACCTCCCTGACTGGGACCCCTCCTCCCCATCTCACTCCCCTCGCTCGTCGCCGACTCCGTCGCATTCCACATCTGCCTCTTCCCGCCGTCTCTCCCCGCTCGCGCGATTCTTACTCGACGCCCTCCGCCGACACCAGCGCTGGGGCCCTCCCGTCGTCGCCGACCTGTCCAAGCTCCGCCGCGTaccacccaccctcgtggctgaggtCCTCAGCGCGcacccgccaccacctcccccgctCGCCCTCCCCTTCTTCCACTGGGCCGGCCGCCAGAAGGGCTTCCGACACTGCTTCCCTGCGTTTCACgctctcgcctccctcctctccgctGCAGGCCTCCCTGCTGCCGCCGATCAGCTTCCCGACCTCATTCGCTCCCACGGGAAGCCCGTCTCTCACCCTCAGCTCACACTCCTCGTCCGGCTTCACACCGCTGCACGCCGCCCCCTCCGTGCGCTCTACACGCTCCGCCGGTTTCGACATGAGTTCTCTGTTCAGCCGCAGGTCCACGTCTGCAACCGTGTCCTCGGCGCTTTGACTGCGGCAGGGCATGTCGAGGATGCGCTCAAGCTGTTCGATGAAATGGCAGAAAGTGGCATCAGGCCTATGCCGGTCACATTTGCGATCATTGTGCGTGCTCTGGGCCAGGAAGGGATGGCGGAGAGGATCCTAGAGATGATTGGGAGGATGCGTGATGACGTGTGCCGGCCGGATGTGTTTGTGTACACCGCTCTGGTCAAGACGATGGTGCGCAGGGGGCACATGGAGGGTTGCATCAGAGTGTGGGAGGAGATGGGAAGAGATGGTGTGGAGCCAGACACAATGGCATATGCTACAATGGTTGAGGGGCTATGCAACGCTGGGATTGTAGAGAAAGCAGCTAAATTGTTTGAGGAGATGAGGAGAAAGGGGTTGTTGGTTGACAGGATCGTGTATGCATCACTCGTCCATGGGTATGTTGCTGCTGGGAGGGTTGGGGATGGCTGTAGGATTTTGAAGGAGATGGTGGATGCTGGCTACCGCGCTGACCTCAAAACATACAACATACTCATTGGCGGTCTGTGTGGTATAGGTCGGGAGGATAAGGCACATAAGATGTTTCAGATTGTCCTTCAGGAGGAGCTAGTGCCAAGCTCTGAGACTGTTTCACAGTTACTAGTTTGCTATGCTGATAAGGGTGAGATGGTTAAATTTTTTGGATTGGTTGACAAATTGGTTGAGCTGAGCTTGCCTGCCGTAGAATTTTTAGCGGACTTCTTGAGGCTCTTTGCATGCAAGGATGGTAGGGAATTGAAGACTCTGGAATTGTTTACGACTTTGAGACAAAAAGGGTATTTCAGTGTTAACATTTACAACATTCTTATTGAGAATCTGCTCAAGATCAAGGAGAGGAAGAAAGCATTATTACTGTTTGAGGAAATGAAAGCTTCAGATGACTGCGAGCCAGAATCATGTACATATAGTCTTATGATTCCATGTTTTGTGGATGAAGGAAATATTGAAGAGGCTTGCTCATGCTACAACTCCATGATGAAGGCTGAATGGATACCAAGTCTTTCAGCCTATCGTTCACTCGTGAAAGGGCTATGCAAGATTGGAGAGATAAATGCAGCTGTTTCACTTGTATCAGATTGTCTTGGAAATGTAGAGAATGGGCCAATGGAATTCAAGTACACCTTAACTGTTATTGAAGCTTGCCGGTCAAAAGACCCGGAGAAGGTGATGAAAGTGGTGGTTGAGATGATTGAGTTAGGTTATTTAATAGAAGAACTTATCTTCTCTGCTGTCATCTATGGATTCTGCAAGTACGCAACTTCAACTGGAGCTAGAGAGGTGTTCTCTGTTATGAGAGATAGGGATATTATTTCAGAGGCTAATTTTATTGTTTACGAGGATATGCTGAACGAGCACCTGAAGAAGGTCACTGCAGACTTGGTGATATCTGGATTGAAGTTCTTCAACCTTGAATCAAAATTGAAATGGAGAAGCAGAATTGATTGA